One genomic region from Methanocaldococcus fervens AG86 encodes:
- the hpt gene encoding hypoxanthine/guanine phosphoribosyltransferase: MLLEETLKSCPIVKRGEYHYFIHPISDGVPVVDPKLLREVVTRIIKIGNFEDVDKIVTAEAMGIPLVTTLSLYTDIPYVIMRKREYKLPGEIPVFQSTGYSKGQLYLNGIEKGDKVVIIDDVISTGGTLIAIIEALKKAGAEIKDIICVIERGEGKKIVEEKTGYKIKTLVKIDVVDGKVVIL, encoded by the coding sequence TTGTTATTAGAAGAAACATTAAAATCATGTCCAATTGTTAAAAGAGGAGAGTATCATTATTTCATACATCCAATAAGTGATGGAGTTCCAGTAGTTGATCCAAAATTGTTGAGGGAAGTTGTAACAAGAATAATAAAGATAGGAAACTTTGAAGATGTTGATAAGATAGTTACTGCTGAAGCAATGGGAATTCCTTTAGTAACAACGCTTTCATTATATACTGATATACCTTATGTGATTATGAGGAAGAGAGAATATAAATTACCAGGAGAAATTCCTGTTTTCCAATCAACTGGCTATAGTAAAGGACAACTTTACCTAAATGGAATAGAAAAAGGGGATAAGGTTGTTATTATAGATGATGTCATCTCCACCGGAGGAACATTGATAGCAATAATTGAGGCGTTAAAAAAAGCTGGAGCTGAAATAAAAGATATAATTTGCGTTATTGAAAGAGGTGAAGGAAAAAAGATAGTTGAAGAAAAGACAGGATACAAAATTAAAACTTTAGTTAAAATTGACGTTGTTGATGGAAAGGTAGTTATTTTATAA
- a CDS encoding class I SAM-dependent rRNA methyltransferase has protein sequence MVKKLYVDFGGYSAIEKGNLIIPRDNILNKEDFDSIEIGDVVDIYSKRGKFLGRGFKNPREVRIMTLRKEELDENYIREKIIKANEYRLKLGFKDTYRMVYTQSDWLNGLVIDKYNDIATVQIFNYGIEKMKDVVVETLLDLGIDSIYEKSSGRNRKRAGLPEVEGILAGEKTETIIQEGEAKFKVRFDGQKTGFFLDQRENRLELERFVKEGDRVLDICCYTGGFSVHAAIRGAEVVGVDLSKKALKTAEENMELNNIPKDKYEFIEGNAFEVMKEFIEDGEKFDVVVLDPPAFAQSKKALKSAIRGYHMLNRFGAKLADRLLVTCSCSQPVEPDAFKALVIDACLKAKKWAKIIKYGSQSPDHPITSKGTEYLKCLFLSVEEI, from the coding sequence ATGGTTAAAAAACTTTATGTTGATTTTGGAGGATATTCAGCTATAGAGAAAGGAAATTTAATTATTCCGAGGGACAATATATTAAATAAAGAAGACTTTGACAGTATTGAGATTGGAGATGTTGTTGATATTTATTCAAAAAGAGGAAAATTCTTAGGAAGAGGTTTTAAAAACCCAAGAGAAGTAAGGATAATGACTTTAAGAAAGGAGGAGTTGGATGAAAATTACATAAGGGAAAAGATAATTAAGGCAAATGAATATAGGTTAAAATTAGGGTTTAAAGACACTTATAGAATGGTTTATACACAATCTGATTGGCTGAATGGGTTGGTTATTGATAAATATAACGATATAGCCACAGTTCAGATATTCAACTATGGTATTGAGAAGATGAAAGATGTTGTTGTTGAAACTCTCTTAGATTTAGGCATTGACAGCATATATGAAAAAAGTTCTGGGAGAAATAGAAAGAGGGCTGGACTACCAGAAGTTGAGGGTATATTAGCTGGAGAAAAAACAGAAACAATTATTCAGGAAGGTGAAGCTAAATTTAAAGTTAGATTTGATGGGCAAAAGACGGGATTTTTCTTAGATCAGAGGGAGAATAGGTTGGAGCTTGAGAGGTTTGTAAAAGAGGGGGATAGGGTTTTAGACATCTGCTGTTATACTGGGGGGTTTTCAGTTCATGCGGCAATAAGGGGAGCTGAGGTTGTAGGTGTTGACTTATCAAAAAAAGCATTAAAAACTGCAGAGGAAAACATGGAGCTGAATAATATTCCAAAAGATAAGTATGAGTTTATCGAAGGGAATGCCTTTGAAGTTATGAAAGAGTTTATAGAAGATGGAGAAAAATTTGACGTTGTAGTTCTAGATCCCCCAGCATTTGCTCAATCAAAAAAGGCGTTAAAATCCGCTATAAGAGGATATCACATGTTAAATAGATTTGGGGCTAAATTGGCTGATAGGTTGTTAGTTACCTGTTCATGCTCTCAGCCAGTAGAACCAGATGCATTTAAAGCTTTAGTTATAGATGCATGTTTAAAGGCAAAAAAATGGGCTAAGATTATAAAGTATGGCTCACAAAGTCCAGATCACCCAATAACCTCTAAAGGAACAGAGTATCTAAAATGTTTGTTTTTAAGTGTAGAGGAGATTTAA
- a CDS encoding fumarylacetoacetate hydrolase family protein, whose translation MDIREIRPTKIICVGLNYIDHAKELNMEIPEYPIIFLKPTSAIIYNEDCIIKPKISKRVDYEVELAIVIGKKGKNIKKDEADDYIMGYTILNDVTARDIQQKDGQWTRAKSFDTFCPIGPRIVKDIDPMNLNIECRVNGEIKQKSNTKNMIFDVYELVEFVSSIMTLYPGDIISSGTPPGVGELKAGDVVECEIEGIGILRNYVKDEE comes from the coding sequence ATGGACATAAGGGAAATTAGGCCAACCAAAATTATATGCGTTGGTTTAAACTACATAGACCACGCAAAAGAGCTGAATATGGAAATTCCAGAATACCCAATAATATTTTTAAAACCTACTTCTGCAATCATATATAATGAAGATTGCATCATAAAGCCAAAAATCTCTAAGAGAGTAGATTATGAAGTCGAATTAGCCATAGTTATCGGAAAAAAAGGAAAAAATATTAAAAAAGATGAAGCTGATGACTACATAATGGGCTATACAATTTTAAACGATGTAACTGCAAGAGATATACAGCAGAAGGATGGGCAGTGGACAAGGGCTAAATCTTTTGATACATTCTGTCCAATAGGGCCGAGAATTGTTAAAGACATTGATCCAATGAACTTAAACATAGAATGTAGAGTTAATGGAGAAATAAAGCAGAAATCAAACACAAAAAACATGATTTTTGATGTCTATGAACTCGTTGAATTTGTTTCTTCAATAATGACTTTATATCCTGGAGATATAATATCTAGTGGCACACCTCCAGGGGTTGGTGAGTTAAAAGCTGGAGATGTCGTAGAATGCGAAATAGAAGGTATTGGGATATTAAGGAATTACGTTAAAGACGAGGAGTAG